From a region of the Candidatus Azobacteroides pseudotrichonymphae genomovar. CFP2 genome:
- a CDS encoding aldose epimerase family protein has protein sequence MKTKKLDGLKKEDFEKIVDDKSVQLFILTSRNGIEMSVTNYGARIVSLNVPDKKSKWIDIVLGKKNINDYLNDQEPYFGATCGRTANRIANGNFILNDKKYNLAVNNGINNLHGGIKGFHAVVWDAYQQDAQTLELTYLSKDGEEGFPGNLKVKVIYKLINTNTVEITYEAITDKTTILNLTNHSYFNLSGEGNPSIDNHKLHINADTFLPINDVSIPLGKPEKVSDTPFDFRLMNTIGKHIEENHIQLIYGNGYDHNFIINRVDNDNNLVYAAKVLSPDTGITMEVYTTEPGIQFYTGNYLDGSFIGKNGHIYPKRSAFCLETQHYPDSIHFPEYPPVILLPNEVFLSKTEYRFTI, from the coding sequence ATGAAAACAAAAAAATTGGACGGTTTGAAGAAAGAAGATTTTGAAAAAATAGTAGATGATAAATCTGTGCAATTATTCATTTTGACAAGTAGAAATGGCATTGAGATGTCCGTAACTAATTACGGTGCAAGAATTGTATCTCTCAATGTACCTGACAAAAAAAGTAAATGGATAGATATAGTATTAGGGAAAAAAAACATAAATGATTATTTGAATGACCAAGAACCTTATTTTGGGGCAACTTGTGGAAGAACAGCTAATCGTATAGCCAATGGGAATTTTATTCTAAATGATAAAAAATATAATTTAGCAGTAAATAACGGGATCAACAACTTACATGGTGGAATAAAAGGATTTCACGCTGTAGTGTGGGATGCTTATCAACAAGATGCACAAACACTTGAATTAACATACCTTTCCAAAGACGGAGAAGAAGGTTTTCCCGGGAACTTAAAGGTAAAAGTTATCTATAAGTTAATAAACACAAATACGGTTGAAATAACTTATGAAGCCATAACAGACAAAACAACAATTCTTAATCTAACTAATCATTCGTATTTCAACCTCTCTGGAGAAGGGAATCCATCAATTGATAACCATAAGCTACATATTAATGCAGATACTTTTCTGCCAATAAATGATGTTTCTATTCCACTAGGGAAACCAGAAAAAGTCAGTGATACACCCTTTGATTTTCGTCTCATGAATACAATAGGGAAACATATAGAAGAGAACCACATCCAGTTGATTTATGGCAATGGATATGATCATAATTTTATTATTAACAGAGTAGATAATGATAACAATCTAGTCTATGCAGCAAAAGTTTTATCTCCCGATACTGGAATTACAATGGAAGTTTATACTACAGAGCCTGGTATTCAATTCTATACAGGAAATTATCTAGATGGCAGTTTTATTGGGAAAAATGGTCATATCTATCCCAAACGTTCTGCATTTTGTTTGGAAACACAGCATTATCCCGATAGCATTCATTTCCCAGAATATCCACCTGTGATATTGCTTCCTAATGAAGTATTCCTATCTAAAACTGAATATCGGTTTACTATATAA
- a CDS encoding adenosylhomocysteinase, with translation MEKINTAECEMLELIDPRTKYRKEKLLKGVRTTGSLYLTV, from the coding sequence TTGGAAAAAATTAATACCGCTGAATGTGAAATGCTAGAATTAATAGATCCTCGTACTAAATATAGAAAGGAAAAATTGCTGAAAGGAGTTCGTACTACGGGTTCATTGTATCTGACTGTTTAA
- a CDS encoding adenosylhomocysteinase, with translation MLDQFWCTTWHYSLVMSNSFTNQVSAQIDLWKNNH, from the coding sequence ATGTTGGACCAGTTTTGGTGCACTACATGGCATTATTCTCTTGTAATGAGTAATTCGTTTACCAATCAAGTATCCGCACAAATAGACCTTTGGAAAAACAATCACTAA